One window of Nicotiana tomentosiformis chromosome 11, ASM39032v3, whole genome shotgun sequence genomic DNA carries:
- the LOC138901830 gene encoding uncharacterized protein gives MGTVKHPTVMAGKELIEPIEGHVNNCGSQMGKPLTYVPPSMRDGKLVVKILAKDIKSQEEFWNTALIGYVLGDTPYARSMDNYVTMVWNFVTKPKIQYHDEGYYILKFHTIEDRDLILHASPYTYHNKPFILKNWEIDFYFDPECLSTIPLWVKFSGLLVGYWSPEALSKLASRVGRPLNTDKFTAKLEKISYARVLVEADISQPLPERIEIDTPFGVFQQQVTYDWRIKFCVDCIKFGHDSDNCRRINAETKEETYQEVAKRKNRRNRKKELVWQAKELDKEQGKHKGGSETGTTQVEAQQNASLNVEEDTTEHQARVKQNSKGSKGKNIEAHDTTQREPMIMQKANRFVALRIEEPSTTGQGLVKEVKERKTLHKVAKGWNQYCNYNITVNDRIWLLWKDHINVQILAIKEQYIHCSVEDITSQFSTALTVVYAKNTVQHREELWAELQQVGAPISTPWILCGDFNNVLTTKDRIGQPVTSIEIQGFRGMLNSLQPTPIRSIGWHFTWCNKQPVASRVYRLMGNCCGEIICPNSEIIKKGPVLNMDQKTALVKPVTTEEIDIAIKDIPTDKAPRIDGYPIEAITLIPKVSSPSQVKDYRPIACCNTLSKIIAKLLQLRIKKVIGNMLGHSQSTFIEGRSIIDNIFFNHELFKGYNRKGVSPRCVMKVDLRKAYDTIDRRFLRRMLSDLGFPFKFIEWIMECVTTVSYYLVINGRLTKPFQG, from the exons ATGGGTACCGTTAAGCATCCAACAGTTATGGCGGGGAAGGAGCTAATTGAACCAATTGAGGGACATGTCAATAACTGTGGATCACAAATGGGGAAACCTCTTACATATGTTCCTCCATCGATGAGGGATGGTAAGCTGGTGGTTAAGATTTTAGCAAAAGATATCAAGTCGCAGGAGGAATTCTGGAATACAGCCTTGATAGGATATGTACTTGGAGACACACCATATGCTCGATCAATGGACAACTATGTAACAATGGTATGGAATTTTGTCACAAAGCCTAAAATACAATATCATGATGAAGGGTACTATATTTTAAAATTCCATACGATAGAGGATAGAGATTTGATTTTGCATGCTAGCCCATACACATACCACAACAAACCTTTCATATTGAAGAACTGGGAAATTGATTTCTACTTTGATCCAGAGTGCCTTAGCACCATTCCATTATGGGTGAAGTTCTCAGGTTTACTAGTGGGATATTGGTCTCCTGAAGCCTTAAGCAAATTGGCTAGTAGAGTAGGAAGACCACTAAATACAGACAAATTTACTGCAAAACTAGAAAAGATCTCATATGCTAGAGTATTGGTTGAAGCAGATATTTCTCAGCCCCTACCAGAGCGTATTGAGATTGACACACCTTTTGGTGTATTTCAACAGCAGGTGACATATGATTGGAGGATAAAGTTTTGTGTAGACTGCATAAAATTTGGCCATGATTCAGACAACTGCAGAAGGATTAATGCGGAGACTAAGGAAGAAACTTACCAGGAAGTGGCTAagagaaaaaatagaagaaataggaagaaggaactAGTCTGGCAAGCAAAAGAGCTAGACAAAGAGCAGGGAAAACATAAAGGAGGATCTGAGACTGGAACTACACAAGTAGAGGCACAACAAAATGCCTCCCTGAATGTAGAAGAGGATACTACTGAACACCAGGCCAGGGTAAAACAGAATAGCAAAGGGTCAAAAGGCAAAAACATAGAAGCACATGATACCACACAGAGAGAACCTATGATAATGCAGAAGGCCAATAGATTTGTTGCTCTAAGAATTGAGGAACCTAGCACTACAGGGCAGGGCTT AGTTAAAGAAGTTAAAGAAAGAAAAACTCTGCATAAAGTAGCTAAAGGATGGAACCAGTATTGTAATTACAACATAACAGTAAATGATAGAATTTGGCTCTTATGGAAGGATCATATCAATGTACAAATATTAGCAATAAAGGAGCAGTATATCCACTGTTCTGTAGAGGATATCACTAGCCAGTTTAGTACAGCCCTCACAGTGGTCTATGCAAAGAATACAGTGCAGCACAGGGAGGAATTATGGGCTGAACTACAGCAGGTTGGTGCACCAATAAGTACACCATGGATTCTATGTGGAGACTTTAACAATGTTCTCACTACTAAAGATAGAATTGGACAGCCAGTCACATCTATTGAAATTCAAGGATTTCGGGGAATGCTTAATAGTTTGCAGCCGACTCCAATAAGATCAATTGGATGGCACTTTACATGGTGTAACAAGCAGCCAGTGGCCAGCAGAGTATATA GGTTAATGGGAAACTGCTGTGGGGAGATTATATGTCCAAACTCAGAAATTATCAAAAAAGGGCCAGTGTTGAATATGGACCAGAAAACAGCACTGGTAAAGCCAGTGACAACAGAAGAGATAGACATAGCCATCAAAGACATTCCAACAGACAAAGCTCCAAGGATTGATGGATATCCTATAGA AGCTATTACTCTGATTCCTAAAGTTAGCTCACCATCTCAGGTCAAAGATTATAGACCCATTGCATGTTGTAATACCTTGTCCAAAATCATTGCCAAGCTGTTACAACTGAGAATTAAAAAGGTGATTGGGAATATGCTAGGGCACTCACAGTCTACTTTTATAGAAGGAAGAAGTATTAttgataatatatttttcaaccaTGAATTATTCAAAGGGTATAATAGGAAAGGTGTATCTCCTAGATGTGTTATGAAAGTGGACTTAAGGAAAGCCTATGATACTATAGACCGAAGATTCTTGAGAAGAATGCTTAGTGATCTTGGATTCCCTTTCAAATTCATTGAATGGATTATGGAATGTGTTACAACTGTTTCATATTACTTAGTGATAAATGGAAGGCTTACAAAACCATTCCAAGGATAA